From a region of the Besnoitia besnoiti strain Bb-Ger1 chromosome I, whole genome shotgun sequence genome:
- a CDS encoding SAG-related sequence (encoded by transcript BESB_001080), translating to MKGYARFLRQCGAFIPMPRKWMAVCGGAVLLLSMGHAAANHRDQDLLRRPLAERDATASLDSVITCNATSQEEEPGKPLELTLSVDRASGTLQCTGEGNTVVPSDGALVCDSKDSKATVKLCQEEKPGGAKVPLKQLLESSDEVTASISSLTNEENSPGQLWKLELNDSQFPLVDKSFFVGCQTKNPSDSKCKVTLNVEARPSSVQDSTVTCAYGKDSNPAPLEVVLTERKNTMTLNCGKDGSFQPTNYSTIYCGGESLQNCTKSFTEILPNFQETWWTKAEPGTKPAVLTIPSAEFPNENRTFYIGCSLTQSNHVSPEGLPSARTSSDPSPGAAASSTCKVKVTVNSASSGSGVSAAAGFGFPILVAAGLTGLAAGFTCA from the coding sequence ATGAAGGGGTATGCTCGATTCTTGCGTCAGTGCGGAGCGTTCATTCCGATGCCACGAAAATGGATGGCGGTGTGCGGTGGCGCTGTTTTGCTGTTGTCTATGGGTCATGCCGCGGCGAATCACAGGGACCAGGATTTGCTGCGTCGGCCGTTGGCGGAACGAGACGCGACAGCTTCACTTGATTCAGTCATCACATGTAATGCGACATCGCAGGAAGAGGAACCGGGGAAGCCGCTCGAATTGACGCTGTCTGTTGACAGGGCCTCAGGCACTTTGCAGTGTACCGGCGAAGGCAACACAGTTGTACCTAGCGATGGTGCACTTGTGTGTGATTCAAAGGATAGCAAAGCGACAGTAAAACTGTGCCAAGAGGAGAAGCCAGGAGGCGCAAAGGTTCCGCTGAAGCAGCTTCTCGAGAGCAGTGACGAGGTCACCGCCTCCATCTCCTCTCTTACAAACGAGGAAAACAGTCCGGGGCAGCTTTGGAAGCTGGAGCTTAACGACTCGCAGTTTCCTCTGGTGGACAAGTCTTTCTTCGTTGGTTGCCAGACCAAGAACCCATCAGACTCGAAATGCAAGGTCACTCTCAACGTGGAGGCGAGACCTTCATCCGTTCAAGACAGTACTGTCACGTGCGCCTACGGCAAGGATAGCAATCCAGCGCCTCTGGAGGTTGTTTTGACAGAACGTAAAAACACGATGACCCTGAACTGCGGCAAAGACGGTTCATTCCAGCCAACGAATTACTCCACTATAtactgcggcggcgagagtcTACAGAATTGCACGAAGAGTTTCACAGAGATTCTTCCAAATTTTCAAGAAACATGGTGGACCAAGGCCGAACCTGGGACGAAGCCGGCTGTGCTGACGATCCCGTCTGCCGAGTTTCCCAATGAAAACAGAACCTTTTACATTGGTTGTTCCCTCACGCAAAGCAACCATGTTTCGCCCGAAGGACTTCCAAGTGCTCGTACATCTTCAGATCCTTCGCCGGGCGCTGCCGCATCCTCGACGTGCAAAGTGAAGGTGACTGTGAACTCTGCGAGCTCAGGCTCTGGCGTGAGCGCTGCGGCTGGCTTTGGGTTTCCGATCTTGGTCGCTGCCGGACTCACTGGCCTCGCGGCAGGCTTCACGTGCGCCTGA
- a CDS encoding SWI2/SNF2-containing protein RAD26 (encoded by transcript BESB_001110): protein MEPAERDTSNKGSASAARGTVNSSVHATRQGECAAPPAAEAAGAAASHIACEGELRRAPGDSSSSAFASHSQSTSVDRASERGKDMLPCPAAAAHENADFPHLSTIRERQGNSFAEPARAHGAGVCTLSEKSPPAPALSPGESTTEEEASFSTGNAGSSLASMASDPGSGQDSSLSSSLLQRLGVRTVSAAAVEERVQEELQQRDEELNKRQRKAPPPSASSASSSFFAAVPPSSASQPSPGRNEGLASPGASAAGAGACAHATASSTPAKDAEGRHRPPVAAPGYHVENRSASGLDELVRGLAARLESAETAAEAGPALTAPEGSRSRGAASKNELPPCAGASELPRRSREAEDLGRGLRGDTHAEEAVQRAGGRAAEARAEASEDAAQTRGERVSGELHTLSGGKSVAFHGETEKEAGDREEEDREEGESEEEYGSEEDESVDAEDADDWTPASEQKPRACRGGATRGGQPRSRKGFSAASDFPSGLGSRSKRRRSLSVTEPPSDHRGPAAPEDAAFLEPSATASSAKRRLHAPGGAEGRLEAAESGGKQVEREVQSRGQLWSVSGESGADDDSSFEEEEEDRQDEEDEVFSEEEERLPPCFSRARGKLRRVGEALSSVEPPSPTPRRRALPGRPFVASLSASPSRAWAGWRGERPSLDDSALRLYRRRLALYEESQRESGSVPSREGDVEISAEPEAPGDSDDDAEAGRGGATRPLEEARLKVPGYIWENLYPYQQEGVRWLWRLLQQGVGGIIGDEMGLGKTIQTVAFLASLHHSGVLQGLWEFQRQAMARAAYAAADAAVKGRASADRRNAGGGVIIVCPATVLHQWAKELHLWYPPLRVCVFHQKSVERLEEAARGADESHGVLLTTYETLRTHLRLLLRHAWKMVILDEGQKIRNPHAAITLAVKQLPTPHRLILSATPIQNNLQEFWSLLDFAAPGRLGTLPVFLEQIAEPITMGGYANASRDHVEAAYRCACLLRKVALPLILRRSKKEMQEFLQLPNKAEEVLLCHMTPEQYTLYTEFLSAQKARFSRNHYHPNDDYASPFPASDETLERRERCRTLFALSVLRKIANHPDLLLVHNEVRPHDYGNPDRAGKLTVLREVLRVWKAEGRRVLLFAQTVQMLDIVQNFLETAESSSPSPSSPSSSSSAGAKGYSFLRLDGRVSVASRHSIVDRFQQDASIFVLLLTTRVGGVGLNLTAADRVVIIDPDWNPMTDMQARERSWRIGQDKDVCVYRLIAAGTVEEKIYHRQVFKFFLSQKVLQDPRQRKFFKRNDLQEMLEPPPPPPGFNPDSIAPSGAGGNSRYRDLLHAGIRREQQAARKAFGGEREEEAEKRKKKRKFYGDEIDAQDEENETVRTFKQAAAEGASDGRDLRGGEALTRENNLILKTLLDAKGIQTSLAQDDLERPLLDASFVDRQSRDIARAAMRALRASQIERMSHGIEVPTWTGKRGRAGIPSAAWRAEAAAPRSSPFSSSASSTRAEFSSGMASSILAGLRRLQQSLRPPKESLSQISRRGDGTRGRGRARGEADVDADICLTFEEKKLAEDLLSFFLSRADSHYSVTTGELLEVFAPRVPEFRRKLFRAILKELCEIVRSSDAANQPSYWVLRAAFRNPEAA from the exons ATggagcctgcagagagagatacTTCAAACAAaggctccgcctccgcggctcgggGAACGGTGAATTCCTCAGTCCACGCAACACGCCAGGGGGAATGTGCAGCGCCACctgcggctgaggcggcaggaGCCGCGGCAAGCCACATTGCATGCGAGGGAGAACTGCGCAGAGCGCCAGGTGACTCATCCTCCAGCGCATTCGCCTCACACTCACAGTCGACGTCCGTCGATCGAGCttcagagagaggaaaggacATGCTTCCTTGcccagctgcggccgcgcacgAAAATGCCGACTTCCCGCATCTCAGCACCATCCGAGAACGGCAGGGGAACAGTTTCGCGGAGCCCGCCCGAGCGCATGGCGCGGGTGTCTGTACACTGAGCGAGAAGAGTCCCCCGGCGCCGGCTCTTTCACCTGGAGAGAGCACaactgaagaagaagcatcTTTTTCAACGGGCAATGCAGGaagctcgctcgcctcgatGGCGAGCGACCCAGGGAGCGGCCAGgattcctcgctctcctcttctctgcttcagCGCCTGGGGGTGCGGACGGTCTCGGCTGCCGCAGTCGAGGAGCGCGTGCAGGAggagctccagcagcgcgacgaggaaCTCAACAAAAGACAGAGAAAGGCaccgcctccctctgcctcgtctgcctcctcctctttttTTGCTGCCGtcccgccctcctcggcctcgcagCCCTCGCCGGGGCGAAACGAAGGGCTCGCTAGCCCCGGGgcaagcgccgcgggcgctggcgcctgcgcgcatgcaactgCGTCTTCTACGCcggcgaaggacgcggaggggcgccataggccgccggtcgcggcgccgggatACCACGTCGAGAatcgcagcgcgagcggcctcgACGAGCTTGTCCGGGGTCTTGCCGCGCGGCTTGAGTCCGCGGAAAcagcggcggaagcaggTCCCGCGCTGACGGCGCCGGAAGGCAGTCGGTCGCGCGGGGCGGCTTCCAAGAACGAACTCCCGCCGTGCGCAGGGGCATCAGAGCTGCCGagacgaagccgcgaggcggaggatctcgggcgcggcctgcgtggagacacgcacgcggaggaagcagtCCAGCGAGcgggaggacgcgccgcggaggcgagagcagaggcgagcgaagacgccgcccaGACGAGGGGCGAGCGGGTGTCGGGAGAGCTCCACACGCTCTCCGGTGGAAAAAGCGTGGCGTTCCATGGTGAAACCGAAAAGGAagcaggagacagagaagaagaagacagagaggaaggagagagtgAAGAAGAGTATGGgagtgaagaagacgagagcgtAGACGCTGAAGATGCAGATGACTGGACGCCTGCCTCCGAGCAGAAACCGAGAGCttgtcgaggaggcgcgacccGCGGAGGCCAGCCACGGTCTCGGAAGGGCTTCTCAGCTGCGAGCGACTTTCCGTCGGGTTTGGGCAGCCGCTCAAAAAGACGAAGGAGCCTCTCCGTCACTGAGCCGCCTTCAGACCACCGgggccccgcggcgcctgaagACGCGGCCTTTCTCGAGcccagcgcgacggcgagctcCGCGAAGCGACGGTTGCATGCCCCTGGCGGGGCCGAAGGGCGTCTGGAAGCGGCCGAAAGCGGAGGAAAGCAAGTGGAACGAGAAGTGCAGAGCCGTGGTCAGTTGTGGTCGGTGTCTGGCGAGAGCGGGGCAGACGACGACAGCTCAttcgaagaagaggaagaagataGACAGgatgaggaagacgaggtcttttcagaggaagaagagcgttTGCCGCCGTGCTTCTCTCGTGCGCGAGGGAAACTCCGGCGTGTAGGCGAGGCTTTGTCGTCGGTGGAaccgccttcgccgacacctcggcgtcgcgcgcttccCGGGCGCCCCTttgtcgcctcgctgtctgcgtcgccttctcgcgcctggGCAGGCTGGCGCGGGGAGAGGCCGTCGCTGGACGactctgcgctgcggctctaccgccgtcgccttgccCTCTACGAGGAGAGtcagcgcgagagcggcagcgtTCCTTCCCGCGAGGGAGACGTGGAGATCTCGGCGGAGCCCGAGGCGCCCGGCGACtcggacgacgacgccgaagccgggcgcggcggggccaCGCGGCCGCTGGAAGAGGCGCGGTTGAAGGTCCCGGGCTACATCTGGGAGAATCTGTATCCGTATCAACAGGAGGGCGTCAGGTGGCTGTGGAGGCTGCTGCAACAGGGCGTCGGTGGCATCATCGGCGACGAGATGGGACTCGGGAAAACGATCCAAAcagtcgccttcctcgcctcgcttcacCACTCTGGCGTCCTGCAG GGCCTCTGGGAGTTCCAGCGCCAGGCGATGGCGCGGGCGGCAtacgcggccgcagacgccgccgtgAAAGGCCGGGCTTCGGCAGACAGAAGgaacgcaggcggcggagtgaTCATCGTCTGTCCCGCGACCGTGCTACACCAGTGGGCGAAGGAGCTGCACCTCTGGTACCCGccgctccgcgtctgcgtgtttcACCAAAAA AGCGTGGAGCGCctggaggaagccgcgcgcggcgctgacgAAAGTCATGGCGTTCTCCTGACGACCTACGAGACGCTGCGGACACACCTG cgccttctgctgcggcacGCGTGGAAGATGGTAATCCTCGACGAGGGTCAGAAGATTCGGAATCCCCACGCCGCAATCACCCTCGCGGTCAAGCAG CTCCCTACGCCGCACAGGCTGATTctgtcggcgacgccgaTTCAGAACAATCTGCAGGAATTCTGGTCGCTTCTCGACTTCGCAGCTCCCGGCAGGCTGGGCACGCTGCCGGTGTTTCTCGAGCAGATCGCAGAGCCGATCACGATG GGCGGCTACGCGAACGCCTCGCGGGACCATGTGGAGGCCGCGTACcgctgcgcgtgtctgctgcgCAAAGTCGCACTGCCGCTGATTCTACGCCGATCAAAAAAGGAGATGCAGGAATTCCTTCAGCTTCCCAACAAGGCAGAAGAG GTGCTTCTCTGTCACATGACGCCTGAGCAGTACACGCTCTACACCGAGTTCCTCtcggcgcagaaggcccGGTTTTCGCGGAATCACTACCACCCAAACGACGACTACGCGTCGCCTTTTCCCGCGTCCGACGAGACgctggagcggcgcgagcgatgCCGCACGCTGTTTGCGCTCTCGGTGCTGAGAAAAATCGCAAATCATCCCGACCTTCTCCTTGTCCACAACGAGGTGCGCCCGCACGACTACGGCAACCCCGACAG AGCGGGAAAACTGACGGTTTTGCGCGAGGTGCTCCGCGTGTGGAAGGCcgaggggcggcgcgtcctcctttTTGCGCAAACGGTTCAGATGCTGGACATCGTCCAGAACTTCCTGGAAACAGCTgagtcttcttctccctcgccttcttctccctcttcttcatcatctgcgggcgc GAAAGGCTATTCCTTCCTGCGCCTAGACGGGAGAGTCTCGGTGGCGTCGCGCCATTCAATCGTGGATCGCTTTCAACAAGATGCA TCCATCTTCGTCCTGCTGCTCACCACGCGCGTTGGAGGCGTCGGGCTGAACCTGACGGCGGCGGACCGCGTCGTGATAATCGATCCCGACTGGAACCCGATGACAGACATGCAG gcccgcgagcgcagctGGCGGATTGGGCAGGACAAGGACGTGTGCGTCTACCGCCTCATCGCCGCGGGCACCGTGGAAGAGAAGATTTATCATCGCCAAGTCTTCAAGTTCTTCCTGAGTCAGAAAGTCCTCCAGGATCCGCGCCAGCGGAAGTTCTTCAAAAGGAACGACCTGCAG GAGATGCTggagcctccgcctccgccaccaGGATTCAATCCGGACTCCATCGCGCCCTCCGGTGCTGGCGGCAATTCCAG ATACCGCGACTTGCTGCACGCAGGCATCCGCCGTGAgcagcaggcagcgcggAAGGCTTttggcggcgagcgcgaagaggaggctgagaaacggaagaagaaaaggaagtTCTACGGAGACGAAATCGACGcgcaggacgaagagaacGAGACCGTTCGAACCTTCAAAcaggctgccgcagagggcgcgagcgacggccgcgacttgcgtggaggcgaggcgctgacGAGAGAAAATAACCTGATTTTGAAGACGCTACTGGATGCCAAGGGCATTCAG ActtcgctcgcgcaggaCGACTTGGAACGGCCGCTCCTCGACGCGTCGTTCGTGGACCGCCAGAGTCGCGATATCG CTCGTGCCGCCatgcgcgcgcttcgcgcgtcgCAGATCGAGCGCATGTCGCACGGTATCGAG GTCCCGACGTGGACGGGcaagcgcgggcgcgcgggcatTCCGTCGGCAGCgtggcgcgcggaggcggcggctccgaGGTCGTCTCCgttctcgtcgtccgcctcttCGACTCGCGCAGAGTTTTCCAGCGGCATGGCCTCGTCCAttctcgcgggcctccgcagACTGCAGCAGTCGCTC CGCCCCCCCAAGGAGTCTCTGTCGCAgatctcgcggcgcggcgacggcacacgaggccgcggtcgcgcgcgcggagaggccgatGTAGATGCAGACATATGCCTCACTttcgaagagaagaagctcgCGGAAGATctgctttccttcttcctctctcgcgctgacAGCCACTACTCTGTCACAACAGGCGAG CTTCTCGAGgtcttcgcgccgcgcgttccAG AGTTTCGGCGCAAATTGTTTCGAGCGATTTTGAAGGAG CTTTGCGAAATCGTGAGGAGCTCCGACGCCGCGAATCAACCGAGCTACTGGGTGCTGCGGGCTGCGTTTCGAAACCCAGAGGCTGCGTAG
- a CDS encoding SAG-related sequence (encoded by transcript BESB_001100) has product MARTGVSLPPRRGLKSGARKLAAMCVAGTLLFCSGHVVADQQLASHQLQRLDSPAVESPSAGSVVDCEANTLTTKPEKPFNLTLSKDKPTVALQCKGDNNEVVPQDPKLVCSVQKDLKVKDCKAGVPPDQQLSLQKVLGSTSEIEAGHLTLEKGQQWKLELNESQLPRLDTSFFVGCQTKNNDHESNCKAIINVKARPSSANQDNVVTCAYGKDSNPETLKVEMTETSNTLTLDCGYGGSVKPPKYTASYCDGQDMANCTKSFTEILPRFEEKWWTKEDPGTLPAQLTIPPTDFPAEDQSFYIGCAPNASGAEKQKTGGDLPLGQQEAPSTSTCKVRVTVKAASSVSLAQPALPVAVTASGAVVFERLVTGAF; this is encoded by the coding sequence ATGGCAAGAACGGGTGTAtccttgccgccgcgccgagggctCAAGTCGGGGGCGCGCAAATTGGCGGCGATGTGCGTCGCCGGAACCCTACTTTTCTGCAGCGGGCATGTCGTCGCAGATCAGCAACTGGCAAGTCATCAGCTTCAGCGATTGGACTCACCAGCAGTcgagtcgccctccgcgggaTCGGTCGTCGACTGCGAAGCAAATACTCTGACAACCAAACCCGAGAAGCCTTTCAACCTCACGTTGTCAAAGGACAAGCCCACCGTCGCCCTGCAGTGCAAGGGAGACAACAACGAAGTCGTCCCACAAGATCCCAAACTCGTCTGCAGCGTTCAGAAAGACCTCAAAGTGAAGGACTGCAAAGCCGGGGTTCCACCAGATCAGCAACTATCGCTACAAAAGGTCCTGGGGTCAACCAGTGAGATCGAAGCGGGGCACCTTACTCTGGAGAAAGGCCAACAATGGAAATTGGAACTGAACGAGTCTCAGCTTCCGAGACTGGATACTTCGTTCTTCGTGGGGTGTCAAACAAAAAACAACGACCATGAATCGAACTGCAAAGCCATCATCAATGTGAAAGCGAGGCCTTCGTCAGCCAACCAGGACAACGTCGTCACCTGTGCGTACGGAAAGGACAGCAATCCTGAGACCTTGAAGGTCGAAATGACGGAAACAAGCAACACGCTAACTCTGGATTGTGGGTACGGCGGCTCGGTCAAGCCGCCGAAGTATACAGCCTCTTACTGCGACGGCCAGGACATGGCAAATTGCACAAAGAGCTTCACAGAGATTCTTCCTCGCTTCGAAGAGAAGTGGTGGACGAAGGAGGACCCAGGAACGCTGCCCGCGCAACTGACGATTCCGCCAACTGACTTTCCCGCTGAAGACCAGAGCTTTTATATAGGCTGTGCTCCTAACGCGTCCGGGGCTGAAAAGCAAAAGACCGGCGGTGATCTTCCTCTTGGTCAGCAGGAGGCCCCTTCGACGTCAACCTGCAAAGTACGCGTGACTGTGAAGGCCGCGAGTTCTGTGTCGCTAGCGCAGCCTGCTTTGCCAGTAGCCGTGACAGCCTCTGGTGCTGTAGTTTTTGAGAGGCTTGTCACTGGAGCGTTTTAA
- a CDS encoding putative citrate synthase (encoded by transcript BESB_001120): MDVGHVRAAPSAKRSLRADDSASFSPRLPGVFSGAPLTRRVCKKDIQAETVRAEAHSVDITPLLEPRLVAGLGCPESERWSIQRLTYRGYRIEDLSARATFEEVAFLLLNGHLPTKAELEGQHQELVKARRLPAALKVCLECCPKNAHPMDVLRTGCSLMGMLEQETEPLVRLAKIGLRLIGMYSSMLLYWYHYAHHGIRICEETDPNDSIAAHFLKLLNFQNPFYKPHPLETRAVDVSLILYAEHDFNASTFAARVTAATQSDIHSAICSAINTLKGPLHGGANEAAMRFLETIRDCEHADQVLESMWKRKERIMGFGHRLYKSGDPRSPIMMKLAQNLSQLAPKKDPKLVKIAQHIEKRMKEEKRLPANVDFPCAVTYRQCGIPTELYTPLFVIARTAGWTAHVMEQRASNRLIRPVSLYVGPPVRSFSSLDEREGKCSLSGQHCGARSRL; this comes from the exons ATGGATGTG GGGCACGttcgggcggcgccgtcagCGAAGCGATCGTTACGTGCGGACGACTCGGCTTCTTTTTCGCCGCGATTACCAGGCGTTTTCAGTGGCGCACCGCTGACGCGGCGCGTTTGCAAGAAAGACATCCAAGCGGAGACTGTTCGTGCGGAAGCACATTCCGTTGATATCACGCCGCTTCTTGAGCCGCGTCTCGTTGCAGGGCTTGGTTGCCCTGAGTCTGAACGATGGAGTATTCAGC GCCTAACATACCGCGGCTATCGCATCGAGGACCTGAGCGCGAGAGCTACATTCGAAGAAGTCGCGTTTCTCCTGCTTAATGGTCATCTTCCAACTAAGGCCGAACTCGAAGGCCAGCATCAGGAACTTGTTAAAGCTCGTCGACTCCCTGCCGCTCTCAAAGTTTGTCTGGAGTGCTGCCCCAAAAATGCACATCCCATG GACGTTTTGAGGACAGGGTGCTCGCTGATGGGCATGTTAGAGCAAGAAACGGAACCGCTAGTGCGGCTGGCTAAA ATAGGCCTCAGGCTAATTGGTATGTACAGTAGCATGCTGCTGTACTGGTACCACTACGCTCACCACGGCATAAGGATCTGCGAAGAGACAGATCCAAACGACTCGATTGCCGCTCATTTCCTCAAATTGTTGAATTTTCAGAATCCTTTCTACAAA CCTCATCCCCTCGAAACGCGAGCTGTTGACGTGTCCCTTATCCTTTACGCGGAGCATGACTTCAATG CTTCGactttcgcggcgcgcgtgacagcagcgacgcagtCAGACATTCACAGCGCAATCTGCAGCGCAATCAACACGCTCAAGGGACCCTTACACGGAGGCGCGAACGAGGCCGCTATGCGGTTTCTAGAAACGATTCGAGACTGCGAACACGCCGACCAAGTG CTGGAGAGCATGTGGAAGCGCAAAGAGAGAATCATGGGCTTCGGGCATCGGCTATATAAAAGTGGAgacccgcgctcgccgatAATGATGAAGCTCGCGCAGAACCTCTCCCAGctcgcgccgaagaaggatCCGAAGCTCGTCAAGATCGCACAGCACATCGAAAAACGCATGAAGGAAGAAAAGCGGCTCCCTGCAAACGTCGACTTCCCGTGCGCAGTGACTTACCGGCA GTGCGGCATTCCAACAGAGTTGTACACGCCACTGTTTGTGATCGCGCGGACAGCAGGGTGGACTGCGCACGTCAtggagcagcgcgcgagtAACCGACTCATTcggcctgtctctctctacGTGGGGCCGCCTGTGCGTTCATTTTCTTCTCTCGACGAGCGCGAAGGAAAGTGCAGTCTCTCAGGGCAGCACTGCGGCGCCCGAAGTCGGCTCTAG
- a CDS encoding SAG-related sequence (encoded by transcript BESB_001090) gives MFATPWAVRSCGRFRSKLRNVVAVCVGGFLLSSSGVAHAVKLENGLRLRITEPGTQESASPNKHVTCNFEAADEQKTLNLTLSTVSPTVALQCTGKNAQLFPTDGRTVCSFQEGSTTAENCKTHLLQSLLQSRDGIAATITPAENVSETQSREWKLSLTETQFPRSDEKFIVGCKASSPEKSCTLTVDVKARSSSAENNVVTCAYGEDSNPGIFKVELTRDNNTLTLDCGSDGSIKPPSYTTIYCSDESLEECQKGFKEILPKFHESWWTKEKPGEAPAKLNIPPADFPSEDRSFFIGCAKLPEAQSEHESRRQSAPEQQATSPAGTCKVRVVLKAVTSTSLALPSVHTATAASTAAALAGVTAWF, from the coding sequence ATGTTTGCAACTCCCTGGGCCGTGCGGTCATGCGGCCGGTTCAGGTCGAAGCTTCGCAACGTGGTGGCCGTGTGCGTCGGCGGGTTTTTGCTGAGTTCGAGTGGCGTTGCTCATGCAGTTAAGCTCGAAAACGGTCTCCGTCTGCGCATCACGGAGCCAGGAACTCAGGAATCGGCGTCTCCGAACAAGCATGTAACCTGCAACtttgaggcggcggacgaacAAAAGACACTCAATTTGACGCTGTCCACGGTTTCGCCTACGGTCGCGCTGCAATGTACTGGCAAGAACGCCCAGCTCTTCCCTACGGACGGCCGCACGGTCTGTAGCTTCCAGGAGGGCAGCACTACGGCGGAAAATTGCAAGACACATCTGTTGCAATCGCTGCTCCAATCAAGAGATGGTATTGCGGCAACAATCACCCCCGCTGAGAATGTCTCAGAAACCCAGAGCCGAGAGTGGAAATTGAGCCTGACTGAAACACAGTTCCCTCGCTCTGACGAAAAGTTTATCGTGGGCTGTAAAGCATCTTCGCCAGAGAAGTCGTGCACACTCACAGTGGATGTGAAAGctcgctcctcctccgctgaGAACAACGTTGTCACCTGTGCGTACGGTGAAGACAGCAATCCTGGGATCTTCAAGGTTGAGTTGACGAGGGATAACAACACTCTGACGCTGGACTGCGGGAGCGACGGGTCGATCAAACCGCCGAGCTACACAACCATTTACTGCAGCGATGAGAGTCTAGAAGAGTGCCAGAAGGGTTTCAAGGAGATTCTTCCCAAGTTTCACGAGAGTTGGTGGACGAAGGAAAAACCGGGGGAGGCGCCAGCGAAACTGAATATTCCTCCCGCGGATTTTCCCAGTGAAGACAGGAGCTTCTTTATTGGTTGTGCTAAGCTTCCCGAAGCCCAAAGCGAACACGAGTCTCGTAGACAGAGCGCCCCTGAGCAACAAGCAACATCACCGGCAGGAACTTGCAAAGTGCGTGTGGTCTTGAAGGCGGTGACCTCTACGTCACTCGCACTGCCCTCTGTACACACGGCCACTGCAGCCTCcactgctgctgcgctcgcAGGCGTTACCGCCTGGTTTTGA